The region GAGGATATAGTTCCGCAGGATATGGTGGATATTTTGCAGGATTCTCATCAATACCGGTTATCTCTAAAAAGACAGGAGAATGTGCACCGGGTATTATATTGGAAGTAGATCCCGGATACGATTCATATCAATGGTATTGGAATGGCAATATTATTCCTGGAGCAACATCAAATACTTACGCTCCATTAGTTGGAGGAAATTACACCGTTCGAGTAACAATGGGTGCTTGTCAACCTGTAGTAACAATTGCTTATAAAGTTTTTTCATGTTTAAAGCAAACTTCAAAAACTGATGAAACCTGCGGTACAAAAATTATACAACCTACATTTACCACATCTACACAAACGCCAGTTGCTAGTACAGTAACTATCATTACACCTCCTGCTCATGGTACAGCTGTAGTCAATTCAAACGGTACTATCAGTTACACTCCTACTTCAGGATTTGCAGGAACGGATGTATTGGTATATAAATTCTGCGGAAATGATCCTGAATTTGTAGACTGTGAACAGGTTACCCACAGCATTAAAATCGTCCCTCTTATTGGAAAAGAACCAACTATCACAGCTTGCCAGTACGATACTGATCCTACAGCATTGTTTGATCTTACTACGGCAAACGTTACCGACTACCCTTCTCCGGTTACAAAAAAATATTATCCTACTCTTAATGATTTAAATACAAATAATAACGAAATCACTGAGCCTAAAAAATATGCTTCAGCAGGAGGATATGCCTATGTTAAAATAACTGCTGATGGAGGATGTAATGGAACAGCAAAAATTAAATTAGTTCCAATTCCTGTTAAAAGATCTGCAATTTTGGTTGATAAGTTTATTTGTATTGACAGTAGAACATCTCTTGACGCAGGAGCAGGATACGACAGCTACCAATGGAACACAGGGGCTACAACCTCTTCTATCCAGGGAGTTCCTGTAGGAGAATACACAGTCATTCTTGAACACAACGGATGTTTCTTGAAACAGACCGTACATGTGAAAAAAGCTCAGGATCCGGTAATTACTAAAATTGAAATTACAAACAATACTGCTACTGTAATTGTTAGCGGAGGAGTTACTCCTTATAAATATTCCGTAGATGGAATTACTACATGGCAAGACTCGAATGTATTCACAAACCTATCAAGAGGACAGCATACTTTCTACGTGAAAGATGCTTACAGCTGTACTCCTATTTCTGTGGAAGTAACTGTACCTAATTTAATCAATGCCATCACTCCTAATGGAGACAATGTAAATGATTATATTGACTATAGTGAGCTCGCCTACAAGGAAAATCTTTCATTTGTCATCTACGACAGATATGGCAATAAAATCTTCACTGGAGATAAATTCAATAATTATCGTTGGGATGGGAAAGGTTCTGGTAAAAAAGTGGTAACAGGTACATACTGGTATCATATTAACTGGAACGAGCCGAATAAAGCTAAAACTCCAATACAATATTCAGGTTGGATCCTTGTTAAAAACAGAGAATAATTTTTAAAACTATATTTAAAGCCACAATTTTAAAAGATTGTGGCTTTTTTATTATTTCTTTATCATATTTTCTTTTATTTTTTTCAAAACATATCAAATATTCTTTTAATTTTGCAAAAATCCTAATTCTAACGTTTATGAAAAAATTTCTACTCAGCTTGGTATTGATTTTATTTTCAATTAATACTATATATGCGCAGAGAGATACTGAACACTGGATAGCGCCATATTTTGACGTTTCAAGCAGTAGCTATAACAATAGACTTTATCTCTCAACAGATTCCACAACCCCTTTTGATGTAACTATTTACAACAATAATCTTGCTTTAGGAACTGTTACGATCAGTAAAGGAGCTCCAAACACGTATCTTTTACCTGCCAACACGATTGTTGCCACCGCAGATTCCGATGCTTACTCCGTGATCAACAAAGGTGTCTATTTAAAAGGGACAAAACCATTTTATTGCTCTTTAAGAAGCGCAATAAGTTCTCACGGAGAAATTGTAACTTCAAAAGGCAAAGCGGGGATTGGAACTAAATTTTATGCTGCAGCGACGCCAATTGTTAATAGCTCGTATAATTTCACTACAGGAATAATGGCTACCGAAGATAATACGAAAGTAACGGTATCTGGCTATAATCCGAATATACAGTTCACCAACCAAACAGCTCCCCCTTTGACGACTACTTTTGTTTTAAACAAAGGAC is a window of Candidatus Chryseobacterium colombiense DNA encoding:
- a CDS encoding gliding motility-associated C-terminal domain-containing protein — encoded protein: MKRFLFSFVLLFFTFNTIFAQKDTEHWIAPYFVNTSVGSFTNTLYVSSDSATPFDVKVYTNDANGVQTLLTTLSVSKNNPKTYTVAANVIYTTSSSEAGVPIQKGLYLQGTKPFFCSLRAAQSAHGEIVTSKGKAGIGTKFYAAAAPITYSSATLMDFTTGVMATENGTTVTVTGYDPGITFINNSSTSGTFTFNLEKGQSYLIAGIGNTPANNTGFIGAKITSNKPITITNGNANAMYATGSLTSGSDLILDQSVPTERLGNEFAMVRSLSPATSYDMEGGIVIATENNTQVYLNDVATPVATLNEGQYYRILDNSYINQGNGHYNIYVRASKNVYLYQLVGSTSTATGGYNYIPPLNCFLPRKIDEIGKINEMPGSSGPITLKLNILTEAGATVTYSIDGGAPITPTAAQGPYNLTGNTNWVTYAIDGITGNLAIQSNKAVTAGINGGYSSAGYGGYFAGFSSIPVISKKTGECAPGIILEVDPGYDSYQWYWNGNIIPGATSNTYAPLVGGNYTVRVTMGACQPVVTIAYKVFSCLKQTSKTDETCGTKIIQPTFTTSTQTPVASTVTIITPPAHGTAVVNSNGTISYTPTSGFAGTDVLVYKFCGNDPEFVDCEQVTHSIKIVPLIGKEPTITACQYDTDPTALFDLTTANVTDYPSPVTKKYYPTLNDLNTNNNEITEPKKYASAGGYAYVKITADGGCNGTAKIKLVPIPVKRSAILVDKFICIDSRTSLDAGAGYDSYQWNTGATTSSIQGVPVGEYTVILEHNGCFLKQTVHVKKAQDPVITKIEITNNTATVIVSGGVTPYKYSVDGITTWQDSNVFTNLSRGQHTFYVKDAYSCTPISVEVTVPNLINAITPNGDNVNDYIDYSELAYKENLSFVIYDRYGNKIFTGDKFNNYRWDGKGSGKKVVTGTYWYHINWNEPNKAKTPIQYSGWILVKNRE